In Haloplanus rubicundus, one DNA window encodes the following:
- the sod gene encoding superoxide dismutase: MSYELDPLPYDYDALEPHISEQVLTWHHDTHHQGYVNGWNSADETLEANRESHDFGSSAGAIRNVTHNGCGHILHDLFWNCMSPEGGDEPSGDLADRIEEDFGSYDAWKGEFEAAAGAASGWALLVYDSFSNQLRNVVVDKHDQGALWGSHPILALDVWEHSYYHDYGPARGDFVDNYFEVVDWSEPSARYEQAVELFE; this comes from the coding sequence ATGAGCTACGAACTCGATCCCCTGCCGTACGATTACGACGCACTGGAGCCGCACATCTCGGAGCAGGTGCTGACCTGGCATCACGACACCCACCATCAGGGCTACGTGAACGGCTGGAACAGCGCCGACGAGACGCTCGAAGCCAACCGCGAGTCGCACGACTTCGGCTCCTCCGCCGGCGCCATCCGGAACGTAACCCACAACGGCTGTGGGCACATCCTCCACGACCTGTTCTGGAACTGCATGTCGCCGGAGGGTGGCGACGAGCCGAGCGGTGACCTCGCCGACCGGATCGAGGAGGACTTCGGCTCCTACGACGCCTGGAAGGGCGAGTTCGAGGCCGCCGCGGGGGCGGCCAGCGGCTGGGCGCTGCTGGTGTACGACAGCTTCTCGAACCAGCTCCGCAACGTCGTCGTCGACAAGCACGACCAGGGCGCGCTCTGGGGTAGCCACCCCATCCTCGCGCTCGACGTCTGGGAGCACTCGTACTACCACGACTACGGTCCGGCCCGCGGCGACTTCGTCGACAACTACTTCGAAGTCGTCGACTGGTCCGAGCCGAGCGCCCGCTACGAGCAGGCCGTCGAACTCTTCGAGTAA
- a CDS encoding MFS transporter, with amino-acid sequence MRGWHGVGLVTGWQAVASLSFYAIFAATAFLRADFGLSRTLVGVTITVTMLGYTLLLFVMGAAVDGYGERPVMVGGLLALGLGAAGVAVAPSYAVLLVVLLVLGGAYATAMPATNRAVLAVAPPGRRNLTMSIKQVGVTVGSGLGALLVTWTAATRFGWRAGFVTVAAVALVVAVAFGHWYRGDGGSGSMGLPDVRGLLSRPDYRLLVAAGFFYGAAIFTTTAYVVLYLTESVGAAAGVAGSVLALVQLTGSGGRIGGGALVDRLPLGDARASAFVLVGQSTLGVACIVTVTAVDTELAAAVGFAALGLFVFGVPATYYACMTALVPSDRVGEATAGGQLTINAGGLLAPPAFGYLVDTAGYTAGWFALAGGVGVAALLTGWLTVLTRS; translated from the coding sequence ATGCGTGGCTGGCACGGCGTCGGACTGGTGACGGGCTGGCAGGCGGTCGCCAGCCTCTCGTTTTACGCCATCTTCGCCGCGACGGCGTTTCTTCGGGCCGATTTCGGCCTCTCACGCACCCTCGTCGGGGTCACCATCACCGTGACGATGCTCGGCTACACGCTCCTGTTGTTCGTCATGGGCGCGGCCGTCGACGGCTACGGCGAACGGCCCGTGATGGTCGGCGGCCTCCTCGCCCTCGGCCTCGGCGCCGCCGGCGTCGCCGTCGCCCCCTCCTACGCCGTCCTCCTCGTCGTCCTCCTCGTCCTCGGCGGGGCGTACGCGACGGCCATGCCCGCGACCAACCGGGCCGTCCTCGCCGTCGCCCCGCCCGGCCGGCGCAACCTCACCATGAGCATCAAACAGGTGGGCGTCACGGTGGGGAGCGGCCTCGGCGCCCTCCTCGTGACGTGGACGGCCGCCACGCGCTTCGGGTGGCGCGCGGGCTTCGTGACCGTCGCCGCCGTCGCCCTCGTCGTCGCCGTCGCCTTCGGTCACTGGTACCGCGGCGACGGCGGTTCCGGATCGATGGGCCTGCCCGACGTGCGGGGGCTACTCTCCCGTCCCGACTACCGGCTGCTCGTCGCCGCCGGCTTCTTCTACGGCGCCGCCATCTTCACCACGACGGCGTACGTCGTCCTCTATCTCACCGAGTCGGTGGGCGCCGCCGCCGGCGTCGCGGGGTCGGTGCTCGCCTTGGTCCAACTCACCGGGAGCGGCGGGCGTATCGGGGGCGGCGCGCTCGTCGACCGCCTCCCCCTCGGCGACGCGCGGGCGAGCGCGTTCGTCCTCGTCGGCCAGTCGACGCTCGGCGTCGCCTGCATCGTCACCGTCACCGCCGTCGACACCGAACTCGCGGCCGCCGTAGGCTTCGCGGCGCTCGGCCTCTTCGTCTTCGGCGTTCCCGCCACCTACTACGCCTGCATGACGGCGCTGGTGCCGTCGGATCGGGTGGGTGAGGCGACCGCCGGCGGCCAGCTCACCATCAACGCCGGCGGCCTCCTCGCGCCGCCGGCCTTCGGCTACCTCGTCGACACCGCGGGCTACACGGCCGGATGGTTCGCCCTCGCCGGCGGCGTCGGCGTCGCGGCGCTGCTGACGGGGTGGCTGACCGTCCTGACGCGTTCCTGA
- a CDS encoding nitrous oxide reductase accessory protein NosL, translated as MATPFVPVCFDAPTRCYKPTSRVLRAVRTSLSRRRLVVAAGALTVGLAGCTGGDGDATPTATPTSTTARTDPAPVPAEASCAVCNMVPANFPDYNAQLTVEAGDRVFFCSSGCFGAYYVDPGHFEPSHEGTTFAGLWVHDHETKELIDARSAWFVRETNADRVDDPMQRNPLPFADRADAEAYVAGYDDLSEADILRLDDFDTDLATFYRGRFFE; from the coding sequence GTGGCGACGCCGTTCGTCCCCGTCTGTTTCGACGCGCCGACCAGATGCTACAAGCCGACCAGCCGCGTACTCCGGGCCGTGCGCACCTCACTCTCTCGCCGTCGCCTCGTCGTCGCCGCGGGCGCCCTGACCGTCGGCCTCGCGGGGTGTACGGGCGGCGACGGCGACGCGACGCCCACGGCTACTCCCACCTCGACCACCGCCCGCACCGACCCCGCACCCGTCCCCGCGGAGGCCTCGTGTGCGGTCTGTAACATGGTGCCCGCGAACTTCCCCGACTACAACGCCCAGTTGACCGTCGAGGCGGGGGATCGCGTCTTCTTCTGCTCGTCGGGCTGTTTCGGCGCGTACTACGTCGATCCCGGGCACTTCGAGCCGTCCCACGAGGGGACGACGTTCGCGGGGCTCTGGGTGCACGACCACGAAACGAAGGAACTGATCGACGCCCGGTCGGCGTGGTTCGTCCGGGAGACGAACGCCGACCGGGTCGACGATCCGATGCAGCGCAACCCCCTCCCGTTCGCCGACCGGGCCGACGCGGAGGCGTACGTCGCCGGGTACGACGACCTCTCCGAGGCGGATATCCTCCGACTGGACGACTTCGATACGGACCTGGCGACGTTCTATCGCGGACGGTTCTTCGAGTAG
- a CDS encoding carbon-nitrogen hydrolase family protein, with protein MTTFEVAVCQLDSGIDTDENLATMLEYVESAAAEGADLVAFPEMSTYVGDEERLQRVAEPIPGETTDAIARAAAEHDIYVHAGSIFEESDGDRVYNTSVVIDDRGEIVERYRKIHLFDIDVEDGVTYQESKRVAPGEQIKTVDTPFSTLGLSICYDLRFNELYNALADAGAEVVFVPAAFTLFTGKDHWIPLLRTRAIENQVYVVAANQIGDKPESVPMYGKSVVIDPWGNVVSQASDRSEMITATIDTDYIDTVREELPCREHTRPDVYESQ; from the coding sequence ATGACGACGTTCGAGGTTGCAGTGTGTCAACTCGACTCGGGAATCGACACGGACGAAAACCTCGCCACCATGCTCGAATACGTCGAGTCGGCCGCCGCCGAGGGCGCCGATCTGGTGGCGTTTCCGGAGATGTCGACCTACGTCGGCGACGAGGAGCGCCTGCAACGTGTTGCGGAACCGATTCCGGGCGAGACGACCGACGCCATCGCCCGCGCGGCGGCCGAACACGACATCTACGTCCACGCGGGGAGCATCTTCGAGGAGTCGGACGGCGACCGTGTCTACAACACGTCCGTCGTCATCGACGACCGAGGTGAAATCGTGGAGCGCTACCGGAAGATCCACCTGTTCGACATCGACGTGGAAGATGGGGTCACGTATCAGGAGTCGAAACGGGTCGCCCCGGGAGAGCAGATCAAAACCGTCGACACCCCGTTTTCGACGCTGGGGTTGAGCATCTGTTACGACCTTCGGTTCAACGAACTGTACAACGCGCTGGCGGACGCAGGGGCGGAAGTCGTGTTCGTGCCCGCGGCCTTCACCCTCTTTACCGGGAAGGACCACTGGATCCCGCTTCTCCGGACGCGAGCCATCGAGAATCAAGTGTACGTGGTCGCGGCGAACCAGATCGGCGACAAGCCGGAGTCGGTACCGATGTACGGCAAGTCCGTGGTGATCGACCCTTGGGGCAACGTCGTCAGTCAGGCGAGCGATCGGAGTGAGATGATCACCGCGACGATCGATACGGACTACATCGACACGGTTCGCGAGGAACTCCCCTGTCGCGAACACACCAGACCCGACGTCTACGAGAGTCAGTAA
- a CDS encoding DHH family phosphoesterase gives MSRARTLYDLLADADALTVVCHNNPDPDCLSSALALGRIAAAAGVDERRILYSGQISHQQNRAFVNLLNVDLQPFDPAAIRNRPEGSLLAFVDHAVPGANNEVPADTPVDVVIDHHPAEGIEARFVDHREAVGATATILTEYVVELDVEVDSTLATALAFAIRRETLGFLRGATVAEYEAVIDLYDRTDLDLLRRLSTPSVSGATVDTIADAVHNRVVRGSTLVTSVGHTSERDALPQAADYLATLEGVQTAVVFGIVDDSVQLSARSTDSRVHVGNALSAAFDDVGSAGGHREMGGGEIPLGIFAGYDLDDETFLDIVERVVTRRLSAALGLDDEESGD, from the coding sequence ATGAGTCGCGCCCGGACGCTGTACGACTTGCTCGCCGACGCCGACGCACTCACCGTCGTCTGTCACAACAACCCCGATCCGGACTGTCTGTCGAGCGCGCTGGCGCTGGGTCGCATCGCCGCCGCGGCCGGCGTCGACGAGCGGCGCATCCTCTACAGCGGGCAGATCTCACACCAGCAGAACCGCGCGTTCGTCAACCTCCTGAACGTCGACCTCCAGCCGTTCGATCCGGCGGCGATCCGTAACCGTCCCGAGGGGTCCCTCCTCGCGTTCGTCGACCACGCGGTTCCGGGCGCGAACAACGAGGTGCCGGCCGACACGCCGGTCGACGTGGTGATCGACCATCACCCGGCCGAGGGGATCGAGGCGCGGTTCGTCGACCACCGTGAGGCCGTCGGCGCGACGGCGACGATTCTCACCGAGTACGTCGTCGAACTCGACGTCGAGGTGGATTCGACGCTCGCGACGGCGCTCGCGTTCGCCATCCGGCGGGAGACGCTGGGCTTTCTGCGCGGGGCGACCGTCGCCGAGTACGAGGCGGTGATCGACCTCTACGACCGGACGGACCTGGACCTGTTGCGTCGGCTGTCGACCCCCTCGGTCAGCGGCGCGACGGTCGACACCATCGCGGACGCCGTCCACAACCGCGTCGTCCGCGGATCGACGCTCGTGACGAGCGTCGGCCACACGAGCGAGCGTGACGCCCTGCCACAGGCCGCGGACTACCTCGCGACGCTCGAGGGCGTCCAGACGGCCGTCGTGTTCGGCATCGTCGACGACTCGGTCCAGCTCAGCGCCCGGTCGACCGACTCCAGGGTCCACGTCGGCAACGCGCTCTCGGCGGCGTTCGACGACGTTGGCAGTGCCGGCGGGCACCGCGAGATGGGCGGCGGCGAGATTCCGCTCGGCATCTTCGCCGGCTACGACCTCGACGACGAGACGTTTCTCGACATCGTCGAACGGGTCGTCACCCGGCGACTGAGCGCCGCGCTCGGACTCGACGACGAGGAGTCGGGCGACTGA
- a CDS encoding MBL fold metallo-hydrolase — translation MPTIENLAADVTAFTSNVFLVAGDRTALVDTGANFDVVSAIEARVDGLDAVVLTHTHRDHVGNVDAVRSAFGVDTVGYDPSHPAVDAELGATVRLGDHDYAVLHTPGHKNDHVCLYAADAGICFAGDLVFAGGSFGRTDLEEGDRETLIRSIDRLLESVDPDLTELHTGHGPSVTTDAYETIERAGQAARRF, via the coding sequence ATGCCCACCATCGAGAACCTCGCGGCCGACGTGACGGCCTTCACCAGCAACGTCTTCCTCGTGGCCGGCGACCGCACCGCCCTCGTCGACACCGGCGCCAACTTCGACGTCGTGTCGGCGATCGAAGCGCGCGTCGACGGCCTCGACGCCGTCGTCCTCACCCACACCCACCGCGACCACGTGGGCAACGTCGACGCCGTCCGCTCGGCGTTCGGCGTCGACACCGTCGGCTACGATCCATCCCACCCCGCCGTCGATGCCGAACTCGGGGCGACGGTCCGGCTCGGCGATCACGACTACGCCGTCCTCCATACACCCGGCCACAAGAACGATCACGTCTGTCTCTACGCGGCGGACGCGGGGATCTGTTTCGCGGGCGACCTGGTCTTCGCCGGCGGGTCGTTCGGTCGGACCGATCTGGAGGAAGGAGACCGCGAGACGCTGATCCGGAGCATCGACCGCCTCCTCGAATCGGTCGATCCGGACCTCACCGAACTCCACACCGGTCACGGGCCGAGCGTGACGACCGACGCGTACGAGACCATCGAGCGTGCCGGGCAGGCGGCGCGGCGCTTCTAA
- a CDS encoding TRAM domain-containing protein — protein sequence MVDRPVTTGETHVVAIEELGSEGDGVGYVDDFAVLVDDAALGETVRVEITAVGSNFARGEVVDAEFGFG from the coding sequence ATGGTCGATCGCCCCGTCACGACCGGCGAGACGCACGTCGTCGCCATCGAGGAACTCGGTTCCGAGGGCGACGGCGTGGGGTACGTCGACGACTTCGCGGTGCTCGTCGACGACGCCGCACTCGGCGAGACGGTACGGGTAGAGATTACGGCTGTGGGGTCGAACTTCGCGCGCGGCGAAGTCGTCGACGCCGAGTTCGGCTTCGGCTGA
- a CDS encoding MBL fold metallo-hydrolase, with protein MRLTFLGTGSAMALPDRAQTGLLLERDDRRVLVDCGAGVLHRLAATDPGYEGVSTVLLTHHHLDHVSDLLALVKARWLAGAGGIEVVGPDGTKALVDDLFDAFDYLDGRVDVRVREVGAHDFSVAGFDVSAHETRHSVDGLAYRFDGDEGDLTISSDTEAFEGLAAFADGSAVFVHDCSFPDDVDVSNHPTPAKLGDALAGHDYGRVYLTHLYPHTEGRHEEMLDSLARRYDGDVRFARDGLRVEC; from the coding sequence ATGCGCCTCACTTTCCTCGGCACGGGGAGCGCGATGGCCCTCCCGGACCGGGCACAGACCGGCCTGTTGCTCGAACGCGACGACCGTCGGGTGCTCGTCGACTGCGGCGCGGGCGTCCTCCATCGCCTCGCCGCCACCGACCCCGGCTACGAGGGCGTCTCGACCGTCCTCCTCACCCACCACCACCTCGACCACGTCTCCGACCTCCTCGCGCTCGTGAAGGCGAGGTGGCTGGCCGGCGCGGGCGGCATCGAAGTCGTCGGTCCCGACGGAACGAAGGCGCTCGTCGACGACCTGTTCGACGCCTTCGACTACCTCGACGGCCGGGTCGACGTGCGCGTCCGCGAGGTGGGCGCCCACGACTTCTCCGTCGCCGGCTTCGACGTGTCGGCCCACGAGACGCGCCACTCCGTCGACGGTCTCGCCTACCGATTCGACGGCGACGAGGGCGACCTGACGATCAGCAGCGACACCGAGGCGTTCGAGGGGCTCGCGGCCTTCGCCGACGGCTCCGCCGTCTTCGTCCACGACTGCTCGTTCCCGGACGACGTGGACGTGTCGAACCACCCGACGCCCGCGAAACTCGGCGACGCCCTCGCGGGCCACGACTACGGCCGCGTCTACCTGACCCACCTCTACCCCCACACCGAGGGGCGCCACGAGGAGATGCTCGACTCGCTGGCACGACGCTACGACGGCGACGTGCGGTTCGCGCGGGACGGGTTGCGGGTGGAGTGTTGA
- a CDS encoding isopentenyl phosphate kinase, whose translation MTTVLKLGGSLITDKERAETLDGAALDAAADAIAAAADDLALVHGAGSFGHHYAEKHGVSVSEGTHEAGAALEIHGSMTTLNRFVLSRLHDRDVPALPVHPLSTGARDADGTLEMPLPAVERMVGEGFVPVAHGDVIAHEGHGTTIISGDEVIVRFADALDADRVGLCSTVDGVYDADGAVIDRITDFDAVADALGGSDATDVTGGMAGKVRTLLDLDAPAYVFGADDLEPFLAGGEPGTRID comes from the coding sequence ATGACGACCGTTCTCAAACTCGGCGGGAGCCTGATCACGGACAAGGAGCGCGCGGAGACGCTGGACGGCGCGGCGCTGGACGCGGCGGCCGACGCCATCGCCGCGGCGGCCGACGACCTCGCCCTCGTCCACGGCGCCGGGAGTTTCGGCCACCACTACGCCGAGAAACACGGCGTGAGCGTGAGCGAGGGGACCCACGAGGCCGGCGCCGCCCTCGAAATCCACGGCTCGATGACCACCCTCAATCGGTTCGTGCTCTCGCGGCTCCACGACCGGGACGTGCCCGCCCTCCCCGTCCACCCGCTCTCGACGGGCGCCCGCGACGCCGACGGAACGCTCGAGATGCCGCTACCGGCGGTCGAGCGGATGGTCGGCGAGGGGTTCGTCCCCGTGGCCCACGGCGACGTCATCGCCCACGAGGGGCACGGCACGACAATCATCTCCGGCGACGAGGTGATCGTGCGGTTCGCCGACGCTCTCGACGCCGACCGCGTGGGGCTCTGTTCGACCGTCGACGGCGTCTACGACGCCGACGGAGCCGTGATCGACCGGATCACGGACTTCGACGCCGTGGCCGACGCCCTCGGCGGGAGCGACGCCACCGACGTGACCGGCGGCATGGCCGGCAAGGTGCGAACCCTCCTCGACCTCGACGCCCCCGCCTACGTCTTCGGCGCCGACGACCTCGAACCCTTCCTCGCGGGCGGCGAACCGGGGACGCGGATCGACTGA
- a CDS encoding HpcH/HpaI aldolase family protein: protein MKQQNAVKAGLEAGDALFGAGVETGAPALVEVYGSVGLNWVWIDMEHKNPSSFDSNYLEGLVRAAECTDTELIVRIAGSDPSCVRKVLDAGVRNVVVPRVETAAEVRRVVEASRYEYDGGPGERGVSFGRASNYGKSLSMDGGSDFHEREDDSVLVGVLIENETAVENIEEIVDVPELGFVFPGPGDTGVSMGHTLEYGHPDVSAALKTVERTCLEHDVPLLGILGSNFDTLDDARSAVDRGYQLIGIGNEFAILRDSLGETLDALT from the coding sequence ATGAAGCAACAAAACGCGGTCAAAGCGGGGTTGGAAGCGGGCGATGCACTCTTCGGTGCGGGCGTCGAGACGGGAGCGCCGGCCCTGGTCGAAGTGTACGGCTCGGTGGGTCTCAATTGGGTCTGGATCGACATGGAACACAAGAACCCGAGTTCGTTCGATAGCAACTATCTGGAGGGACTCGTCAGGGCCGCTGAGTGCACCGACACGGAGTTGATCGTCCGGATCGCTGGCTCGGATCCGTCGTGCGTGCGGAAGGTACTCGACGCGGGCGTTCGAAACGTCGTCGTCCCGCGCGTCGAGACCGCAGCGGAGGTTCGACGCGTCGTCGAGGCGTCGCGATACGAGTACGACGGCGGCCCCGGGGAACGAGGCGTGAGTTTCGGACGAGCGAGCAACTACGGCAAATCCCTGTCGATGGACGGAGGCTCGGACTTCCACGAGCGAGAGGACGACAGCGTCCTCGTCGGCGTCCTCATCGAGAACGAGACGGCCGTGGAGAACATCGAGGAAATCGTCGACGTGCCGGAGCTGGGCTTCGTCTTCCCCGGGCCGGGCGATACGGGTGTCTCGATGGGACACACGCTAGAGTACGGCCATCCGGACGTGAGTGCGGCTTTGAAGACGGTCGAACGGACCTGTCTGGAACACGACGTCCCGCTACTCGGGATCCTCGGGAGTAATTTCGACACGCTGGACGACGCACGGTCGGCCGTCGACCGGGGCTACCAACTGATCGGCATCGGCAACGAGTTCGCCATTCTCCGGGACTCACTCGGGGAGACGCTCGACGCGTTGACCTGA
- the thyX gene encoding FAD-dependent thymidylate synthase has protein sequence MEVTLLEATPDPERVVCTAARNDYLSEFVGDISFEEAMDGIEGESLEDKQRTLIGHLMDHGHFGPFEHPQATFAIKGVSRSCMAQITRHRHVSFDIQSMRYVSFDDVDPADVEEGAMVVTPPSATDPDWIGRNQSSGAVDEETVAERERVFRESVRESVESYQELLDLGMPPEDARFVLPIGTEVNIVMSLNARMLMHVADMRAAADSQWEIREMTESILDLAAEWCPITFEHYEKHMKGRKNRLAP, from the coding sequence ATGGAGGTCACACTGCTCGAAGCGACGCCCGACCCGGAGCGCGTGGTCTGTACGGCGGCGCGAAACGACTACCTCTCGGAGTTCGTCGGCGACATCTCCTTCGAGGAGGCGATGGACGGCATCGAGGGGGAGAGTCTGGAGGACAAACAGCGAACGCTCATCGGCCACCTGATGGATCACGGCCACTTCGGGCCGTTCGAACACCCGCAGGCCACGTTCGCCATCAAGGGCGTCAGCCGGTCGTGTATGGCCCAGATCACCCGGCACCGACACGTCAGTTTCGACATCCAGAGCATGCGCTACGTCTCCTTCGACGACGTGGACCCCGCCGACGTCGAGGAGGGCGCGATGGTGGTGACGCCGCCGTCGGCGACCGATCCCGACTGGATCGGCCGCAACCAGTCGAGCGGCGCCGTCGACGAGGAGACGGTCGCCGAGCGCGAACGGGTGTTCCGCGAGTCGGTGCGCGAGTCCGTCGAGTCGTATCAGGAACTCCTCGATCTGGGGATGCCCCCGGAGGACGCCCGCTTCGTCCTCCCCATCGGCACCGAGGTCAACATCGTCATGTCGCTGAACGCCCGGATGCTGATGCACGTCGCGGACATGCGCGCCGCCGCCGACAGCCAGTGGGAGATCCGCGAGATGACCGAATCGATCCTCGACCTGGCTGCCGAGTGGTGTCCCATCACGTTCGAACACTACGAGAAGCACATGAAAGGCCGGAAGAACCGGCTGGCGCCCTGA
- a CDS encoding TrmB family transcriptional regulator: MKKTDVQAIERYLKDLGLSEYEAAAYPTLLICGISTAKQVSTNAGIPQSRIYDVLERLETKGFVMIQEGRPKKYGPVVPERAIDQFCRYKSQKFEEQIDRTKEVGRRMVEEAQDSIVTEDAGGEMDVGWYYTDREHIREEMRHLCQEAESEILMMTTPYGLKRLTNHHCEEFAKSSENGVSIRIVLSSDESLHPKIYESASNWADIRFVDNIWGKIYLYDSREVVMAYATETNDTEVGFNTRSAALYRTLAYCFELVWQEGDPTPPRFERAE; the protein is encoded by the coding sequence ATGAAGAAAACGGATGTACAGGCGATAGAGCGGTATCTGAAAGATCTGGGTCTGTCGGAATACGAGGCCGCAGCGTATCCCACGCTCTTGATCTGTGGCATCTCGACCGCGAAGCAGGTCTCGACGAACGCAGGCATCCCACAGTCCCGTATCTACGACGTCCTCGAACGACTGGAGACGAAGGGATTCGTGATGATTCAGGAGGGCCGACCGAAGAAGTACGGGCCGGTGGTCCCCGAACGGGCGATCGATCAGTTCTGTCGGTACAAGTCACAGAAGTTCGAAGAGCAGATCGACCGTACGAAGGAGGTCGGTCGACGGATGGTGGAGGAGGCACAGGATTCGATCGTCACGGAAGACGCGGGAGGGGAGATGGACGTGGGGTGGTACTACACCGACCGAGAGCACATCAGAGAGGAGATGCGCCACCTCTGTCAGGAGGCCGAATCCGAGATTCTGATGATGACGACTCCATACGGGTTGAAACGGCTCACGAACCACCACTGCGAGGAGTTCGCCAAGAGCAGCGAGAACGGAGTCTCCATCAGGATCGTCCTCTCGAGCGACGAAAGCTTGCATCCGAAGATCTACGAGTCCGCGTCAAACTGGGCGGACATCCGGTTCGTCGACAACATCTGGGGAAAGATCTACCTGTACGACAGTCGGGAGGTCGTGATGGCGTACGCGACGGAGACCAACGACACGGAGGTGGGGTTCAACACGCGTTCGGCGGCGCTCTACCGGACGCTCGCGTACTGCTTCGAACTGGTGTGGCAGGAGGGTGATCCGACGCCGCCGCGGTTCGAGAGAGCGGAGTGA
- the mvk gene encoding mevalonate kinase: MTVSSAPGKVYLFGEHAVVYGEPAVPCAIERRATVSVTARDDDHVRVEASDLSLDGFTVEYAGSTDDRPDVDVPAGLVEAAMGYIDAAVEQARDAADAPGAGFDITVESEIPLGAGLGSSAAVTVAGIDAATRELGTTLSPEAIADRAYRAESAVQKGEASRADTFCSAVGGAVRVEGDDCRRIDAPDLPIVVGFDGGAGDTGELVSGVRALKERYGFAADTVETIGDIVRTGERLLDPDADDSGAGVDAADRIAEVGDLMNFNHGLLESLGVSSRSLDSMVWAAREAGAHGAKLTGAGGGGCIVALDPTPETLTALRFTPGCEEAFRAELATDGVRRLE; the protein is encoded by the coding sequence ATGACGGTATCGAGCGCACCGGGCAAAGTGTACCTCTTCGGCGAACACGCCGTGGTCTACGGCGAACCCGCCGTCCCCTGTGCCATCGAACGGCGAGCCACGGTGAGCGTTACCGCCCGCGACGACGACCACGTCCGCGTCGAGGCGTCCGACCTCAGCCTCGACGGCTTCACCGTCGAGTACGCGGGGTCGACCGACGACCGGCCGGACGTGGACGTGCCCGCGGGCCTGGTCGAGGCGGCGATGGGTTACATCGACGCCGCGGTCGAGCAGGCCCGCGACGCCGCCGACGCGCCCGGCGCGGGCTTCGACATCACCGTCGAGAGCGAGATTCCGCTCGGCGCCGGCCTGGGGTCGTCGGCGGCGGTGACCGTCGCCGGCATCGACGCCGCGACGCGCGAACTCGGGACGACTCTCTCCCCCGAGGCCATCGCGGACCGCGCCTACCGCGCCGAGTCGGCGGTCCAGAAGGGGGAGGCGTCACGCGCCGACACCTTCTGTTCGGCCGTCGGCGGCGCCGTCCGCGTCGAGGGCGACGACTGCCGGCGCATCGACGCCCCCGACCTCCCCATCGTCGTCGGCTTCGACGGCGGCGCGGGCGACACCGGCGAACTCGTCTCGGGCGTCCGGGCGCTCAAGGAGCGGTACGGCTTCGCGGCCGACACCGTCGAAACCATCGGCGACATCGTCCGCACGGGGGAACGCCTCCTCGACCCCGACGCCGACGATTCCGGGGCGGGTGTCGACGCGGCGGACCGGATCGCGGAGGTGGGGGACCTGATGAACTTCAACCACGGCCTGCTGGAGTCGCTCGGCGTCTCCTCGCGGTCGCTGGACAGCATGGTCTGGGCGGCGCGGGAGGCGGGCGCTCACGGCGCGAAACTCACCGGCGCCGGCGGCGGCGGCTGTATCGTCGCGCTCGATCCCACCCCCGAGACGCTGACGGCGCTGCGCTTCACCCCCGGCTGCGAGGAGGCGTTCCGCGCCGAACTGGCGACCGACGGCGTCCGGAGGCTCGAATGA
- a CDS encoding DUF5827 family protein, whose product MPRPKDAFDGIYPCDFYTPEELFDPDQMYTIREIGRLLQGLEPDADLDEGTEAVLVDWAVPWVMRNADDLVIGEPPTDDDPGYYGLKD is encoded by the coding sequence ATGCCCCGACCGAAAGACGCGTTCGACGGCATCTACCCCTGTGACTTCTACACACCCGAGGAACTGTTCGATCCGGACCAGATGTACACGATCCGCGAAATCGGCCGGCTGCTTCAGGGATTAGAGCCCGACGCGGACCTCGACGAGGGGACGGAGGCCGTCCTCGTCGACTGGGCGGTGCCGTGGGTGATGCGAAACGCCGACGACCTCGTGATCGGTGAACCGCCGACAGACGACGACCCCGGCTACTACGGGCTGAAAGATTAG